In Penaeus vannamei isolate JL-2024 chromosome 13, ASM4276789v1, whole genome shotgun sequence, the sequence atagCATAATACAAAACTATAAAGATAATTAGGATGACAAAATTCAGTACACTGTTGCCAAGATGTCTATGCTACATGAGACCGTTgttttcaatattgtttttagGACAAGTTAAATAAATGTACTTgcattttttacattttacattcaaaactattttttttttttctttttcgtataagTGATATTTTCCGTGTTTAATTCACGTGATTGTTGATTTACCGAACATAAGCAGTTAAAGAACCCAGTTCATAGGAAGAGTTACGATAGCGGTTTTATAAATGAATTGCCGTTATGTTCCTCCAATCAGCTGATTTTATAATATGACCTAAGTACTATCGATTATCAAGCTTTCTTTGTTATGTTTATCTTATCTAGTGTGTTGTATGTTGGAACAACTGATATGCACAGTCGGGCATACTTATGCAGTGGGCATACAACTGTTACATTATTTCTACCCGAACGCACgtaaacaaacccaaacacaggcacactttctctctccctctccctctccctctccctctccctctccctctccctctccctctccctctccctctccctctctctctctctctctctctccccctccctctctctctctccgcctccctctttctctctccgcctccctctttctctctccccctccctctctctctctccctctctctccctctctctctctctccctctctgacaaGAATGATATTCCGTACGTTTACAGGAGGTATTTAATATCATTCAATAAATCCAAATATATCCATCGCCATCCACTGACTCCTTTCCAGCCAGACGGATCGCGAGCCATGGCCACAGACGTCCTGAGTCGAGCGCAGGCCCTGTCCTTCCTCGCCAAGATCGGGATGAAGGACGCTGAAAAACTCCTTCGGGAGGAACCGCGGAAATTCCTCTCCGATCTGATGAAGGCCTATCAAGCACACTTGCCTTTCCAGGTAGGTTTAGGTTGGATGATTAGTTGGTTTGGATTGTATTACGGTTGGCGTTTATGTAGCGttgggattgtttgtttgtttttagtcgcAGTTTCAGAAAGTCGGTTCCTTGCATTAAGGCAGACATGTTTTGCAATATTTCAATAGACTCTCTAATGTGTCTTTATAGTTCagttggagatagagagaattaataagaaagatgatggcgagagagagaaagagagtaaagatagagagagagaaagaaagtaaagatagaaagagagagaaaggaaagatagagagaaagagagagaaaaatgaatgaatagacgaGTTGGTGTCCGGACTTCGTTAACGTGTACCCAAGTAGCTTAGATTCCCCACAAGCCTGTCAACCTTCAGACCACTAAGCATCCTCCATGCACTGCATTTAATCAAGAACCTGAACCTATTCAATCCTCAATTCAGTGCCTGAGTCTGCTGGCCCAGCCTCTAGAGGAACGCCATGTCCCAACGCAGGAGGAGATCGTGGAGGCCGGGATGAGCATGGAGGGCGGACTCTGCTTCACCCTCAACACTTTCATGTACCTCCTCCTCAGGGCTCTTGGTTTCAAGGTCGACGTTCTGGACGGTATGGGAGATGTGCGGTTTTAGATTGTATGGAGACATGCTgaatgttgatgttattttgttgTACAGATGcagatgcgcacgcacacacgcacacacacacacacacacacacacacacacacacacacacacacacacacacacacacacacacacacacacacacgtacacgcagacacacacacacacacacacataaacacgcagacacacagctattttttgtgtatattgtaAATCTACATCTCTTCAATAGGAAGCTTCTCCTTATCCtgccacccacacacgcacatggtgGTCCTTCTCCGCGATCTCAGGTACTTAACTCTCCTACATGTATTCGCTTGAAGTCCTGAATAGATAGACTCTTACCTTTACACAGTTTACCGAGATATTTATTCTCCATAGTGCTCCGGGAGACAATTACATCGTCGACATCGGCGGTGGGTTTCCTTTCTTTGAGATTATCTCTGTGAAAGATCTCCCAGTCACCCGGTACGAGGCCGGCCTGGAGTACCGGTACCAGCACCTCAACGGGTCGGTCGTCAGGCTGCATCGCATGACTCGTGAAGTCAGCGAGCGTGGACAGGTGGTGGAGATATTTACCTTCTCGTTATACTGTGTCATTTTTAATACATTCTTACTCGTTTTCTCTGTTTGTCgtgtttctatctttctcgctttctttccaaTTCCCtgactctcttccctttttcctttggcATCTCTCCGCACCTTACTTCCTTTTTCATATTCTACTGTCTACTCAGAGGAGAGTATAAAAAATGCAGTAATATGTAGACAATATATTGCAGATATACATATTTCCTTCCTCACATTCTACTGTCTACTCAGAGAACACAAAACATGTAGTAATATGTAGacaatattttctcttatttaatAAAAAATCTCTATTCATGTTTCATTTCCATGATATGCCAGTTATAAAAAGCTTTAGGGGAAAGCAACCGACTGAACGAAAGATCCCGAATTTCCAGATAGAAGTTGACGGAGACTGGACCCAGATCTTTCACTTCGACCTGAACCCCGTCGATGCAAACTTCAGCAGACCTTACATGAAGATGATCTACGTCGAAGAGGGCGACTCCGACTTCCTCCGGAGTATAAGGGCCGTGCGATACCCCCCTGAAGCCGCTTTGATTGAGGAAGGACTCCTGCCAGCACCGGGAGGCGAAGAGAGCGGGTCCTCTGCAGGCGACCGTCGtcaggaaaaggaaggagtggaaggatcTCTCAAGGGCAAACCGACAATGCTGGGCTTTAGGGACCAGACCCTCATCGTAGGACCTATGGACGCAGCCGCTAAGacgaaggtggaggaggacgtcTGGGCAACCAGGATAAAAGAATGCTTCCCTACCATTCCTTCAGCCAAGGTCGATGTGGCGGTGCAGAAGGTGATGGAGCTTGAGAGGCAAAAAAACAATCCCGTGTAAAAGTGCAAATATAATTCTTGTGGGCTTGGGTCACACTTTCGCTTACCAACCAGTatagtgtttttttcttatccttaaaGATGTTTCcgaaaagatgattatgaaacAGGTTTAAGTACGctttgatattatattatatatatatatatatatatatatatatatatatatatatatatatatatatatatatatatacacatgtaaatgtatgtatgtatatataatgtatatttctgtatataaatatatgtgtgtgtgtgtgtgtctaatacatgcatatatttatatatattgtgtatatatatgcacacattgatatatatacataatatatatatatatatatatatatatatatatatatatatttatttatatctatatttacacatatagatatgaatgtatgtaaatttatcatTTGtgccaacatatatacatatgagatatatatctatatatgtgtatatatctgtatacatatttactgtatatgtatataaatgtgaatatatgactgcatttaatatatatatacatatatatatatatatatatatatatatatgtatatctatcaatatagatggatagatagacatacatacatatatatatatatatatatatatatatacatatatataatatatatacatatatataatatatatacatatatatatacatacatatatatatatatatatatatatatatatatatatatatatatatatatatacactaaatgcacacatacacctatacacctttttatacatattcagtatatatgtatataaacatatacacatgtacacacacatatatatatatatatatatatatatatatatatatatatttatatgtatatatatattatatatatacatacaaacatacatacatatttatatatatacacattatatacatacattatgtatattgatgcatatatatatatatatatatatatatatatatatatatatatatatacatacatacatatacgcacacacacacacacacacacactatatatatatatatatatatatatatatatatatatatatatatatatatatgtatatgtataaatatatatacatatatatatatatatatgtatatatatatatatatatatatatatatatataagtatatatatatatatgtatttatatatatatatatatatatatatatatatatatacatatatatatatatatgtatatatatatatattatgtttattatgtatatatatgtatattatatatatatatatatatatatatatatatatatatatatatatatatgtatacatatatgtatatatatatatatgtatatatatatatgtatatatatatgtatatatatatatgtatatatatatatgtataaatatatgtatatatatatatatgtacacacacacacacacacacacacacacacacacacatatatatatattatatatatgtatatattatatgtatatatttatttatatatattatacatacatgtgtgtgcgtgtgtatggacacatatgtaaacatatatatatatatatatatatatatatatatatatatatatatatatatatatatatatattcatatatatatatatatgtatatatatatatgtatatatatatactatatatatcatatatatgtatatgtatatatgtatatataaatgaatatatatatatatatatatatatatattaaatgtatatatatataaatatatatatatatatttatatttatatatgtgtacatgtgtatatatttatatacatatatactgtatatgtataaaaaggtgtatgtgtgcatttagtatatatatatatatatatatatatatatatatatatatatatatatatatatatatatcatgtttatgtatattatatatatatatatatatatatatatatatatatatatatatataatctgtgtgtgtacatatatatgtgtatgtatgtatgtatatatgtatgtgtgtgtatttatatatatatatatatatatattatatactacacatacatatactaggtatagatacatatctacatatgtgtgtatacatgctcaTTTTCCGCGTGGATCGGCAAAGCCGTACCAAATCTTCTCGCTTTGTTCTCTCGCGCTCATCTTTGCGTGCGGTTGCGAGCCTTCGTCACGGGGCTTGTGGGCGTGTATAGAAATTCCCAGTCTATTTTTAGCGCGCTGATGATTTGGCGGAAAAATTACGAGTCTTTTCCTCCCACTTGAGACGGTCGGTTGTAACTCTCGAGATCggcgtatttgtttgttttttgttttgctttagatgtttgtttatatgttggtTGAGTAAATTAATGAATAGGGTATTGGTTGATTTCTTTATGATTCTCTGTGAGGTTTAGTACCGTTAGACTTGATCTAGTTATGGTAGTGAAAGAATCCTATGAGTGAAATGATACTC encodes:
- the LOC113822980 gene encoding uncharacterized acetyltransferase YvcN → MATDVLSRAQALSFLAKIGMKDAEKLLREEPRKFLSDLMKAYQAHLPFQCLSLLAQPLEERHVPTQEEIVEAGMSMEGGLCFTLNTFMYLLLRALGFKVDVLDGSFSLSCHPHTHMVVLLRDLSAPGDNYIVDIGGGFPFFEIISVKDLPVTRYEAGLEYRYQHLNGSVVRLHRMTREVSERGQIEVDGDWTQIFHFDLNPVDANFSRPYMKMIYVEEGDSDFLRSIRAVRYPPEAALIEEGLLPAPGGEESGSSAGDRRQEKEGVEGSLKGKPTMLGFRDQTLIVGPMDAAAKTKVEEDVWATRIKECFPTIPSAKVDVAVQKVMELERQKNNPV